GCGTATGATCCGCAGAATGTATTGATTTATGAAGAAGACGCTCAAATTATTGGTTTTATTGATGGCGTAACGCGCACCATAAGAGACGAAAAAATCGGCTATGTAAAATTAATGGCTGTTGACAAAAAACACCGCAGAAAAGGAATAGGCGCCTTGCTTTATCAGGCGCTGGAAAAACGCTTTAAGGAAGCGGGCATGCAAAAGGTGCGTGTTTACGACGTGCCCTTTAATTACTTTATGCCCGGCATCGATCCCCGTTACACGCCGGCCCTTTCTTTTTTTGAAGTACAGGGGTTTAAGCGTTTTGCAGACACTTCTAATATGATCGTAGATCTGACTGCTCAAACATTCGATACCACAGAGCAGGAGAAAAAATTGCTGGGCGATGGTATTGTGATCCGACGTGCGGATTATGATGACCGGGACGAACTAATGGCCTTCATCGATGAATTTTTTGGGCTCTGGCGTTACGAAGTAATGAACGCCTACAATTCCATTCCCATCGCCATCCACATCGCTTTAATCAATGATAAAATCCGCGCTTTTTCGGCGCACAACGGTAATAACTTTGGCACCGGCTGGTTCGGTCCCATGGGAACCCATCCCGATCTGCGCGGTAAGGGAATTGGCGGTATTTTGCTCAAACGCTGTTTGAACGACATGAAAGAGTGGGGACTGGAAAAATCGATTATTCCCTGGGTGGGGCCCATCCGTTTTTATTCTTACTATGTTAATGCCGTTGTTGATCGCGTATTCTGGCGTTACGAAAAGGTTTTATAATAACCAATAAAAATATAAATTAGAAATTTTCAGAAAAATTTTGTATATTTAGCGCCAATTTCCTTATATCGGAGTTTTGGGCGGCCGGCAATGAAAAAACTGAAAATTGGCCTGGTGTTAGGCGGCGGAGGCGCAAGAGGGCTGGCTCATATTGGGGTCATTAAAGGGCTGGTCAGGCATGGAATTCCCATCCACTGTGTGTCCGGAGCCAGTATGGGCGCCATTGTCGGCGCGGCGTATGCTTTGTTTGGCGATATCCATAAAGTCGAAAGTGTTTTTAAAGATTTTTTTACAGGCGAGAAATACAGGGCGTTAAAAGGCGATTCCGTTGATTTGAGTTCTGTTGAAGAGCCGGAAGATTTTTTCCATTTTATCGCCCAGGTCG
This sequence is a window from Caldithrix abyssi DSM 13497. Protein-coding genes within it:
- a CDS encoding GNAT family N-acetyltransferase, whose amino-acid sequence is MGEIRLFKENDLSRLLVFCNRNMELDHFTEPLLREKILEDPAYDPQNVLIYEEDAQIIGFIDGVTRTIRDEKIGYVKLMAVDKKHRRKGIGALLYQALEKRFKEAGMQKVRVYDVPFNYFMPGIDPRYTPALSFFEVQGFKRFADTSNMIVDLTAQTFDTTEQEKKLLGDGIVIRRADYDDRDELMAFIDEFFGLWRYEVMNAYNSIPIAIHIALINDKIRAFSAHNGNNFGTGWFGPMGTHPDLRGKGIGGILLKRCLNDMKEWGLEKSIIPWVGPIRFYSYYVNAVVDRVFWRYEKVL